A window from Pyrococcus yayanosii CH1 encodes these proteins:
- a CDS encoding beta-CASP ribonuclease aCPSF1 produces MIKRETRVDEILKEIREIVSQMVPKEAKITDIEFEGPELVIYVKNPEAIMKDGELIRDLAKVLKKRISIRPDPEVLLPPEEAEKLIMEIVPKEAEITSVSFDPSVGEVLIEAKKPGLVIGKNGETLRLITQKVHWAPRVVRTPPLQSQTIYSIRQLLQTESKDRRKFLRQVGRNIYRKPEYKSRWIRITGLGGFREVGRSALLVQTDESYVLVDFGVNVAAMNDPYKAFPHFDAPEFQYVLKEGLLDAIIITHAHLDHSGMLPYLFRYNLFDGPIYTTPPTRDLMVLLQKDFIEIQQSNGQEPLYRPRDIKEVIKHTITLDYGEVRDISPDIRLTLHNAGHILGSAIVHLHIGNGLHNIAVTGDFKFIPTRLLEPANARFPRLETLVMEATYGGSNDIQMPREEAEKRLIEVIHRTIKRGGKVLIPAMAVGRAQEVMMVLEEYARIGGIDVPIYLDGMIWEATAIHTAYPEYLSKRLREQIFHEGYNPFLNEVFKPVANSRERQDIIDSNEPAIIIASSGMLVGGPSVEYFKQLAPDPKNSMIFVSYQAEGTLGRQVQNGAREIPMVGEGGKTEVIKVNMEVYTIDGFSGHADRRELMNYVARVKPRPERVITVHGEPQKCLDLATSIHKKFGLSTRAPNNLDTIRLR; encoded by the coding sequence GTGATTAAGAGAGAGACCAGGGTTGACGAGATACTCAAGGAGATTAGGGAAATCGTCAGTCAAATGGTCCCAAAAGAGGCGAAGATAACGGACATAGAGTTCGAGGGGCCGGAGCTCGTCATCTACGTGAAGAACCCCGAGGCCATAATGAAGGACGGGGAACTCATCAGAGACCTCGCCAAGGTGCTCAAGAAGAGGATAAGCATTAGACCTGACCCAGAGGTTCTCCTACCTCCTGAGGAGGCTGAGAAGCTCATAATGGAGATAGTGCCAAAGGAGGCCGAGATAACGAGCGTAAGCTTTGACCCCTCCGTCGGTGAAGTCTTAATAGAGGCGAAGAAACCTGGTCTAGTCATAGGAAAGAACGGCGAGACTCTTCGCCTAATAACGCAGAAGGTTCATTGGGCACCCCGCGTCGTTAGGACGCCGCCTCTCCAGAGCCAGACCATCTACTCAATTAGACAACTACTCCAGACCGAGAGCAAGGACAGGAGGAAGTTCCTCAGGCAGGTGGGCAGGAACATATACAGAAAGCCGGAGTACAAAAGCCGCTGGATAAGAATAACCGGGCTCGGCGGTTTCAGGGAAGTCGGAAGGAGCGCCCTCCTTGTCCAGACCGACGAGAGCTATGTCTTAGTCGACTTCGGTGTAAACGTTGCGGCGATGAACGACCCCTACAAGGCCTTCCCCCACTTCGACGCCCCCGAGTTCCAGTACGTCCTCAAGGAGGGTCTGCTCGATGCGATAATCATAACACATGCCCATCTCGACCACAGCGGCATGCTACCTTATCTCTTCCGCTACAACCTCTTTGATGGGCCGATATACACGACGCCACCGACGAGGGACTTGATGGTGCTTCTCCAGAAGGACTTCATAGAGATACAGCAGAGCAACGGCCAGGAGCCCCTCTACAGGCCAAGGGATATAAAGGAAGTCATAAAGCACACCATAACCCTCGACTACGGCGAGGTCCGTGACATTTCGCCCGACATAAGGCTCACGCTCCACAACGCTGGCCACATTCTCGGTTCTGCAATAGTCCACCTCCACATAGGGAACGGGCTCCACAACATAGCGGTTACGGGCGACTTCAAGTTTATCCCCACGAGGCTTCTTGAGCCAGCAAATGCGAGATTTCCCCGCCTAGAGACGCTCGTGATGGAGGCTACCTATGGAGGAAGCAATGACATCCAGATGCCCCGCGAGGAGGCCGAGAAGAGGCTAATTGAGGTCATTCACAGAACAATAAAGCGCGGCGGAAAGGTTCTCATCCCAGCGATGGCCGTCGGAAGGGCCCAGGAGGTCATGATGGTTCTCGAGGAGTACGCCCGCATTGGCGGCATAGACGTCCCCATATACCTCGATGGCATGATCTGGGAGGCAACCGCAATTCATACGGCCTACCCCGAGTACCTCAGCAAGAGGCTTAGGGAGCAGATATTCCACGAGGGTTACAACCCGTTCCTCAACGAGGTCTTTAAGCCCGTCGCCAACAGCAGGGAGAGGCAGGATATAATAGACAGCAATGAGCCCGCGATAATAATAGCCTCATCGGGCATGCTCGTGGGAGGGCCAAGCGTCGAGTACTTCAAGCAGTTGGCCCCAGATCCAAAGAACAGCATGATATTCGTCAGCTATCAGGCCGAGGGAACTTTGGGAAGGCAGGTACAGAATGGTGCGAGAGAGATACCGATGGTTGGCGAGGGCGGAAAGACCGAGGTCATAAAGGTGAACATGGAGGTATACACGATAGACGGCTTCTCTGGCCATGCGGACAGAAGGGAGCTTATGAACTACGTGGCACGCGTGAAGCCTAGGCCCGAGCGCGTTATAACGGTTCACGGGGAGCCCCAGAAGTGTCTCGATCTTGCCACGAGCATTCACAAGAAGTTTGGCCTATCGACGAGGGCACCAAACAACTTGGATACCATAAGGCTGAGGTGA
- the asnB gene encoding asparagine synthase (glutamine-hydrolyzing), which translates to MCLVVGGLHLGREKLVRMMLTGKHRGPDSFGVWADGSVFKSSNFSDLDDVPSGKIVLAQCRLAMTGSKDFTQPFYNDLVLVHNGEIYNHIQLRAYLVERGHSFESDVDSEVILKLLEHLLFDKGLSVEEAVRKAMLMLNGDYAVAFFDGQRIYLFRDPLGIRPLYYSPNGFFASEKKVLWAIGEEAIPVRPGELVEVAEGGIKRFQLVNPLSFSGKLFTEERALKGILNVLPHATRIRTTKRTGVLFSGGLDSSLIALLAARYSDITLYAAGTEDSPDIEGARRVADELGLPLKEFIFTREDVEEALPKVAFAIEEPNAVNLAIAIPIYFATLLAREDGVKVLLSGQGADELFGGYAKYLQRPELMERDILEMGERNLARDDKVSMLNGVEVRYPYLDPAVVRVAIRTPLELKIKEGIRKLILRRAAEQLGLPREVAWKEKKACQYGSRSQKLLEKIAKARGTTLRGLAEMLFSETFQRSTA; encoded by the coding sequence ATGTGCCTCGTGGTGGGAGGATTACATCTTGGGCGAGAGAAGCTCGTGAGGATGATGCTCACGGGAAAGCACAGGGGGCCTGATTCTTTCGGAGTGTGGGCCGACGGAAGCGTGTTCAAGTCCTCCAACTTCTCCGACTTAGATGATGTCCCATCTGGCAAAATAGTTCTCGCTCAATGCAGGCTAGCCATGACGGGCTCGAAGGATTTCACCCAGCCGTTCTATAATGACCTCGTCCTTGTCCACAACGGCGAAATCTACAACCACATCCAGCTGAGGGCATATTTAGTGGAAAGGGGGCACTCCTTCGAGAGTGACGTGGACAGCGAGGTAATCCTGAAGTTGCTCGAACATCTCCTTTTCGATAAGGGCCTTTCTGTAGAAGAGGCCGTGAGGAAGGCTATGCTAATGCTCAACGGTGACTACGCGGTGGCCTTCTTCGACGGGCAGAGGATATACCTCTTCCGCGACCCTCTCGGCATAAGGCCGCTCTACTACTCGCCCAACGGATTTTTCGCCTCCGAGAAGAAGGTCCTCTGGGCCATTGGTGAAGAAGCAATTCCCGTGAGGCCGGGGGAGCTCGTAGAGGTGGCCGAGGGGGGAATAAAGAGGTTCCAGCTAGTCAACCCGCTCTCCTTTTCGGGAAAGCTCTTCACGGAGGAGCGGGCCCTTAAGGGTATTTTAAACGTCCTCCCTCACGCCACCCGGATAAGGACTACGAAGAGGACGGGTGTCCTGTTCTCAGGTGGCCTCGACAGCTCCCTCATAGCTCTCCTCGCGGCGAGATACTCGGACATCACGCTATACGCCGCCGGCACGGAGGACAGTCCTGATATAGAAGGGGCAAGGAGGGTCGCGGACGAGCTTGGCCTTCCCCTTAAAGAGTTCATATTCACGCGGGAGGACGTCGAGGAGGCCCTTCCAAAGGTGGCCTTCGCTATAGAGGAGCCCAACGCGGTGAACCTTGCCATTGCCATTCCCATATATTTCGCCACCCTTCTGGCGAGAGAAGATGGTGTGAAGGTTCTCCTAAGCGGGCAAGGTGCGGACGAGCTCTTCGGGGGCTATGCGAAATACCTTCAGAGGCCAGAGCTCATGGAGAGGGACATTCTAGAGATGGGCGAGAGAAACCTCGCTAGGGATGACAAGGTCTCGATGCTCAATGGCGTGGAGGTTAGGTACCCCTACCTTGACCCGGCGGTTGTTAGGGTTGCCATAAGAACCCCATTGGAGCTGAAAATCAAGGAAGGCATCAGGAAGCTCATCCTGAGAAGGGCTGCGGAGCAGCTCGGGCTTCCAAGGGAGGTCGCCTGGAAGGAGAAGAAGGCGTGCCAGTATGGAAGTAGGTCCCAGAAGCTTCTAGAAAAGATCGCGAAGGCAAGAGGAACGACGCTCAGGGGGCTTGCTGAGATGCTCTTTTCGGAAACCTTTCAGCGCTCGACCGCGTGA
- the map gene encoding type II methionyl aminopeptidase, with the protein MEVEKFIEAGKIAKKVREEVVKLVKPGVKLIEIAEFVENRIRELGGKPAFPCNLSLNEIAAHYTPYREDETTLREGDYLKIDIGVHIDGHIADTAVTIRVGMEEDDLMVAAREALDNAIATVRAGVEISELGRAIEEAIRARGFNPIVNLSGHKIEPYKLHAGISVPNIYRPHDNYVLREGDVFAIEPFATTGAGQVIEVPPTLIYMYVRDAPVRMAQARFLLARIKREFKTLPFAYRWLQGEMPEGQLKIALKQLEKAGAIYGYPILKEVRNGIVTQFEHTVVVEKDGAIVTTE; encoded by the coding sequence ATGGAAGTCGAGAAGTTTATCGAGGCCGGGAAGATAGCGAAGAAGGTTCGAGAGGAAGTTGTGAAGCTCGTTAAGCCGGGCGTGAAGCTCATTGAGATTGCCGAGTTTGTAGAGAATAGGATAAGGGAACTGGGTGGAAAGCCCGCCTTCCCCTGCAACCTCTCCCTGAATGAGATCGCCGCCCATTACACTCCTTACAGGGAAGATGAGACCACTCTCAGGGAAGGGGACTACCTCAAGATAGACATTGGTGTCCACATAGACGGCCACATTGCAGACACAGCCGTGACAATTAGGGTGGGAATGGAGGAGGATGACCTTATGGTGGCGGCCAGAGAGGCACTTGATAATGCCATAGCCACCGTGAGGGCTGGCGTTGAGATAAGTGAGCTCGGGAGGGCTATAGAGGAGGCGATAAGGGCTCGCGGCTTCAACCCGATAGTGAACCTGAGCGGCCACAAGATAGAGCCCTACAAGCTCCACGCCGGCATAAGCGTCCCCAACATCTATAGACCGCACGACAACTATGTTCTGAGGGAAGGGGACGTTTTCGCCATTGAGCCCTTCGCAACAACTGGGGCCGGCCAGGTGATAGAGGTCCCTCCCACGCTGATATACATGTACGTGAGGGATGCCCCCGTGAGGATGGCCCAGGCGAGGTTTTTGCTGGCGAGAATAAAGAGGGAATTTAAGACCCTCCCCTTCGCCTACCGGTGGCTTCAGGGAGAGATGCCGGAAGGTCAGCTGAAGATTGCCTTGAAGCAGCTGGAGAAAGCGGGGGCGATTTATGGCTATCCCATACTGAAGGAGGTAAGGAACGGCATAGTGACACAGTTCGAGCACACCGTGGTTGTTGAGAAGGATGGAGCCATTGTAACGACCGAATGA
- the trmY gene encoding tRNA (pseudouridine(54)-N(1))-methyltransferase TrmY, with protein MRVFIIKANEARTDATFSFKDLPGTSGRIDLLCRALNAAFHISHGFRKNVRVWLSLYGPPNPPKAIRFEGQIMKPKTLNPDELSTAKLIARALKGAKGLREPSKELEVLPGIYVSNMTFEDIVRRTIKGATLYYLHEEGEDISKVKFSGNVAFVLGDHIGLPPEDETFLRPIAKRVSVGPRSYLTSHVIAYVNIHLDRLGVL; from the coding sequence ATGAGGGTGTTCATAATTAAGGCAAATGAGGCCCGCACGGATGCCACCTTCAGCTTCAAAGACCTGCCCGGGACGAGCGGCCGCATAGATCTCCTCTGCAGGGCGTTGAACGCCGCGTTCCATATCTCCCATGGCTTCAGAAAGAACGTAAGGGTCTGGCTCTCCCTTTACGGACCTCCAAATCCCCCCAAAGCCATAAGGTTCGAGGGGCAGATAATGAAGCCCAAGACCTTGAACCCCGATGAGCTAAGTACCGCGAAGCTCATCGCAAGAGCCCTGAAGGGGGCGAAGGGACTTAGGGAGCCTTCGAAGGAACTGGAAGTTCTACCCGGGATTTACGTGAGTAACATGACGTTCGAGGACATCGTAAGGAGGACAATTAAGGGGGCCACCCTCTACTACCTCCACGAGGAGGGGGAGGATATATCAAAGGTGAAGTTTTCAGGCAACGTAGCCTTTGTCCTGGGAGACCATATAGGGCTTCCGCCAGAGGACGAGACATTTCTCCGGCCTATAGCTAAGAGGGTCAGCGTCGGACCCCGTTCCTATCTCACTTCCCACGTTATCGCCTACGTGAACATACACCTCGACAGGCTCGGAGTACTATAG
- a CDS encoding DNA-methyltransferase, translating into MLSEKYNKIYHMDCLKGMRELLEDKEVDVVVTSPPYNIGIKYNKYKDNIPREKYLKWIEKVGKEIKRVLKDDGSFFLNIGYTNKDPWIAWEVVFKLRKHFVLQNVIHWVKSIAIQKEDVGNYPNILGDIAVGHYKPVNSKRYLSIMHEYVFHFTKNGDVELDKLAIGVPYQDKSNIGRWKSAKKDLRDRGNVWFIPYETIKSKEKERPHPATFPTKLPEMCIKLHGLHRTNLVLDPFMGLGSTAIAAIRLGVNYIGFEIDEYYIKIAEERIKREIEKIKAAGHNIKDRRVTLDKYLNALKYMK; encoded by the coding sequence ATGTTGAGTGAGAAATATAACAAAATATATCACATGGATTGTCTTAAGGGAATGCGCGAATTATTGGAGGATAAAGAAGTTGACGTTGTAGTGACGTCGCCTCCATATAACATAGGGATTAAATACAACAAGTATAAAGACAACATCCCACGAGAAAAATATTTAAAATGGATCGAGAAAGTTGGAAAGGAAATAAAACGAGTTCTAAAAGACGATGGTTCATTCTTTTTAAATATAGGATATACAAACAAAGATCCATGGATTGCATGGGAAGTAGTATTCAAGTTAAGAAAGCATTTTGTTCTTCAAAATGTTATTCATTGGGTAAAATCTATTGCTATTCAGAAAGAAGATGTTGGGAATTATCCAAATATTCTGGGAGACATTGCAGTTGGACATTATAAGCCAGTTAATAGTAAAAGATATTTAAGCATAATGCATGAATACGTATTTCACTTTACAAAAAATGGTGATGTTGAACTTGATAAATTAGCCATTGGCGTTCCTTATCAGGATAAAAGCAATATAGGGAGATGGAAGAGCGCAAAAAAAGATCTTCGAGATAGAGGTAATGTATGGTTTATACCTTATGAAACAATAAAGTCTAAAGAAAAAGAGAGGCCCCATCCAGCAACGTTTCCTACAAAACTTCCCGAAATGTGTATTAAGTTGCATGGATTACATAGAACAAACTTAGTATTAGATCCGTTTATGGGTCTTGGAAGTACTGCAATTGCCGCGATTAGGCTTGGAGTAAACTACATAGGATTCGAAATTGATGAATATTATATAAAAATCGCCGAAGAGAGGATAAAAAGAGAAATTGAAAAAATTAAAGCTGCTGGCCATAACATTAAGGATAGGAGAGTAACATTGGATAAATATCTTAACGCGTTGAAATATATGAAGTGA
- the mrtA gene encoding CPBP family archaeomyxosortase MrtA has product MKTLLLFLLLLPIPYVAYFHGNFLPFPLGYLFLYVLVPFLAALILGFHPKDLGLSRGKREGYKLALILLLLSIPLSLAGTLIPEMRSYYPIFPYETPIEFIAGELKMALFMFAHEFFYRGVLLFPLARRNKWGTILAQNVPYTLVHIGKPAVEIPYAFVAGIIFADLDLRAESIFPSFLLHWLGSMIFDVMCGVM; this is encoded by the coding sequence ATGAAGACCCTCCTGCTCTTCTTGCTCCTCCTTCCGATACCATATGTCGCTTATTTCCACGGGAACTTCCTTCCTTTTCCCTTAGGTTACTTGTTCCTTTACGTTCTCGTGCCCTTCCTCGCGGCGCTCATCCTAGGCTTCCATCCGAAGGATTTGGGGCTTTCACGAGGAAAAAGGGAAGGATATAAGCTAGCCCTCATCCTTCTTCTCCTCTCCATCCCCTTGAGCCTTGCCGGTACGTTAATTCCTGAGATGCGCTCCTACTATCCAATCTTTCCTTACGAGACGCCGATTGAGTTCATCGCAGGGGAACTGAAAATGGCCCTTTTTATGTTCGCCCACGAGTTCTTTTACAGGGGTGTCCTTCTCTTTCCCCTAGCCAGGCGGAACAAGTGGGGCACGATACTGGCTCAGAACGTTCCCTATACGCTTGTCCATATCGGTAAACCGGCCGTTGAGATTCCCTATGCCTTCGTAGCCGGCATAATTTTTGCGGACCTCGACCTAAGGGCTGAGAGCATCTTTCCGAGCTTCCTTCTTCACTGGCTGGGCTCCATGATATTCGACGTGATGTGTGGGGTGATGTGA
- a CDS encoding FKBP-type peptidyl-prolyl cis-trans isomerase — MKVQKGDVIRLHYTGRVKETGEIFDTTYEDVAKEAGIYNPKGIYGPVPVAVGAGHLISGLDKRLEGLEVGKKYTIEVPPEEGFGLRDPRLVKVFTLGQFRRQGIIPFPGLEVEITTEDGKKLKGRVLTVSGGRVRVDFNHPLAGKTLVYEVEIVEKVDDPIEKIKALIELRLPMVDRDKIMIEVGEKDVKIDFGDQPVDRNTLILGEILLESDIKFLGYEKVEFKPGMDELLKPPGTEGEASEEKEKAEGEPQEPTEEPQGEEAKPESS, encoded by the coding sequence ATGAAGGTCCAGAAGGGTGATGTCATCAGGCTGCACTACACGGGCAGGGTTAAGGAGACGGGTGAAATCTTCGACACGACCTATGAGGATGTCGCAAAGGAGGCCGGCATATACAACCCCAAGGGAATATACGGGCCTGTTCCCGTGGCCGTCGGTGCGGGCCACCTTATAAGCGGTCTCGACAAGAGACTAGAGGGGCTCGAGGTTGGTAAGAAGTACACTATCGAAGTTCCACCCGAGGAGGGCTTTGGCCTTAGGGACCCGAGGCTCGTGAAGGTTTTCACGTTGGGCCAGTTTAGGAGGCAGGGTATAATCCCCTTCCCGGGCCTCGAGGTAGAGATAACGACCGAGGACGGGAAGAAGCTAAAAGGGAGGGTCCTCACGGTCTCGGGTGGCCGCGTCAGGGTCGACTTCAACCACCCGCTCGCCGGCAAGACCCTGGTCTACGAGGTCGAGATTGTCGAGAAGGTTGATGACCCAATCGAGAAGATAAAGGCTCTCATAGAGCTCAGGCTCCCGATGGTTGACAGGGACAAGATAATGATAGAGGTCGGCGAGAAGGACGTCAAAATAGACTTCGGCGACCAGCCCGTGGACAGAAACACCCTCATACTCGGAGAAATCCTTCTTGAGAGCGACATAAAGTTCCTAGGTTATGAGAAGGTCGAGTTCAAGCCGGGCATGGATGAACTTCTAAAGCCGCCAGGAACGGAGGGAGAGGCAAGCGAGGAGAAAGAGAAGGCCGAAGGAGAACCCCAAGAGCCTACTGAGGAGCCTCAGGGTGAGGAGGCTAAGCCGGAATCTTCTTAA
- the psmB gene encoding archaeal proteasome endopeptidase complex subunit beta: protein MTEKFKGTTTVGIVCRDGVVLAADRRASLGNMVYAKNVTKIYQIDERLAIAGAGNVGDILSLVRLLRAEVRLYRSRVGRSMSAKALATLLANILNGTRYFPYLVWFLVGGYDDAPRLYSVDMAGGITEDKYVAAGSGMEFAFSILDSQYKPEMSVEEGVKLAVRAINSAIKRDVFTGEGITVVTITEKGYRELSEEEVNTILKG from the coding sequence TTGACAGAAAAGTTTAAGGGCACAACCACGGTGGGCATTGTATGTAGGGACGGCGTGGTTCTGGCGGCAGACAGGAGGGCTAGCCTTGGCAACATGGTCTATGCAAAAAACGTCACTAAGATATACCAGATAGACGAGCGTCTGGCTATAGCTGGGGCAGGGAACGTTGGAGACATCCTCAGCCTCGTCAGGCTCCTCAGGGCAGAGGTTAGGCTCTACAGATCCAGAGTCGGGAGGAGTATGAGTGCCAAGGCCCTCGCAACGCTTCTGGCCAACATACTGAACGGCACTCGCTATTTCCCTTACCTTGTGTGGTTCCTCGTGGGAGGTTACGACGACGCCCCCCGGCTTTATTCGGTGGATATGGCCGGTGGGATTACGGAGGATAAATACGTGGCGGCTGGCTCCGGTATGGAGTTCGCCTTCTCGATACTTGACTCCCAATACAAGCCTGAGATGAGCGTGGAAGAGGGTGTGAAGCTCGCCGTGAGGGCCATAAACTCCGCCATAAAGAGGGATGTTTTCACGGGTGAGGGCATAACCGTGGTCACGATTACCGAGAAGGGCTATCGCGAGTTAAGCGAGGAGGAAGTAAATACCATTCTGAAGGGCTGA
- a CDS encoding pyridoxal-phosphate dependent enzyme translates to MFTCPRCGREYSSVIPPFCVCGESLEIRYDYSAVDVRKWRRREKGVWRYKELLPPVRRIVSLREGGTPFIKAKIGEKLGFDVFIKDETRNPTGSFRDRLATVSVSYGLPYAGNGFIVASDGNAAASLAAYAARAGREAFVVVPKKVDKGKLAQMIAFGARIIRYGESVDECIEYAKELAKLNGLYDVTPENNVIGLEGQKTIAFELWEEVNPTHVIVPTGSGSNIYSIYKGFRELFELDLIGELPRLIAVQVDRCNPIAAEILGLKKNCGLTKALGLFVKEPVMKEGAVEAVKKSEGTAVIVGEDELDLGERMLAAEGIFAEYASAVVMPALLKLAEDGYFERGDRVVLVVTGSGLKGWSGERERFSIGGTKLEILRLLAEKEMYGYEIWASLERPLKYQAVYQHMRELEALGLVEVAFKRGRRVYYRLTEKGRRLLENLEAP, encoded by the coding sequence ATGTTCACCTGCCCGAGGTGCGGCAGGGAATATTCCTCTGTAATTCCTCCCTTTTGCGTCTGCGGCGAGTCCCTTGAGATTAGGTACGACTACTCGGCCGTGGACGTGCGGAAATGGAGGAGGAGAGAGAAAGGAGTATGGCGCTATAAAGAATTGCTGCCCCCCGTAAGAAGGATCGTTAGCCTAAGAGAGGGTGGGACCCCCTTTATAAAGGCGAAAATAGGCGAGAAACTGGGATTCGACGTCTTCATAAAGGATGAGACAAGGAACCCCACGGGTTCCTTCAGGGACAGGCTGGCCACAGTTTCAGTTTCCTATGGCCTCCCATATGCGGGAAACGGCTTCATAGTGGCTAGCGATGGCAACGCGGCTGCATCCCTTGCCGCTTATGCCGCAAGGGCTGGGAGAGAGGCCTTCGTCGTCGTCCCTAAGAAGGTTGACAAGGGCAAGCTCGCTCAAATGATAGCCTTCGGGGCGAGGATCATCCGGTACGGAGAGAGCGTAGACGAGTGCATAGAGTACGCGAAGGAGCTGGCAAAGCTCAACGGCCTCTATGATGTTACTCCCGAGAACAACGTGATCGGACTGGAGGGCCAGAAGACCATAGCCTTTGAGCTCTGGGAAGAGGTAAACCCGACGCACGTTATCGTTCCGACGGGGAGCGGGAGCAACATCTACTCCATCTACAAGGGGTTTAGGGAGCTCTTCGAGCTCGATCTCATAGGAGAGCTCCCGAGGCTCATAGCAGTTCAGGTTGACAGGTGCAACCCGATAGCGGCCGAGATCCTTGGTCTCAAAAAGAACTGTGGGCTAACCAAGGCCCTCGGCCTCTTCGTAAAGGAGCCCGTAATGAAGGAGGGGGCAGTTGAGGCCGTGAAGAAGAGCGAGGGAACCGCCGTCATCGTGGGTGAGGATGAACTCGACCTGGGCGAGAGGATGCTTGCGGCCGAGGGGATATTCGCCGAGTACGCCTCCGCGGTCGTCATGCCCGCCCTCCTGAAGCTAGCCGAGGACGGGTACTTCGAGAGGGGGGACAGGGTCGTCCTCGTCGTGACGGGCTCTGGCCTTAAGGGATGGTCTGGGGAGAGGGAAAGGTTCTCCATAGGGGGCACGAAGCTGGAGATATTACGACTCCTTGCCGAGAAGGAGATGTACGGCTACGAAATTTGGGCCTCTCTGGAGAGGCCCCTGAAGTATCAGGCCGTTTATCAGCACATGAGGGAGCTTGAGGCCCTTGGTCTGGTCGAGGTCGCCTTCAAACGTGGTAGGAGAGTCTATTACAGGCTCACGGAGAAGGGAAGAAGGCTTCTGGAGAACCTGGAGGCACCGTGA
- a CDS encoding AbrB/MazE/SpoVT family DNA-binding domain-containing protein produces MGKILGVSVLSSKGTVTIPKKVREFLRLSRGDLVVFKLTDNGEIVIKRGDNVE; encoded by the coding sequence ATGGGAAAAATTTTGGGAGTTTCGGTTCTCTCAAGTAAAGGCACTGTAACCATTCCTAAAAAGGTAAGAGAGTTCCTAAGGTTATCAAGAGGCGATTTAGTTGTTTTCAAACTTACAGATAATGGAGAGATCGTAATAAAAAGAGGTGATAATGTTGAGTGA
- a CDS encoding deoxyhypusine synthase, translating to MKPKDIVLKESEEVGGTPIEGPWLDDVNTLEEVIEYYHRIGFQATHLGKAVEIWRKVEAKRAKGEEVRIFLGYTSNIVSSGLRELIAWLVKEGKVDVIVTTAGGVEEDFIKTLKPFILGDWHVDDADLRRRGINRIGNIFVPNDRYIEFEKYMIPFFERVLELEKERGKPLTASELIYELGRYMDEKLGKEKEHSIIYWAYKRNVPIFCPAITDGSIGDMLYFFKEERGDKELIIDIANDIVKLNNLAVTAKETASIILGGSLPKHAIINANLFRGGTDYAIYITTAIPWDGSLSGAPPSEGVSWGKIKARADYVEIWADATLVFPILVWMVMKRKTSTGALEECQ from the coding sequence ATGAAGCCGAAGGATATAGTTCTCAAGGAGTCCGAGGAGGTAGGGGGAACACCCATCGAAGGCCCCTGGCTCGACGATGTGAACACACTTGAGGAAGTCATTGAATATTACCACCGGATTGGCTTCCAGGCAACCCATCTTGGAAAGGCCGTCGAGATCTGGCGGAAGGTGGAGGCGAAGAGGGCAAAGGGTGAGGAAGTTAGGATCTTCCTTGGCTACACGTCGAATATCGTCTCATCGGGCCTCAGGGAACTTATAGCGTGGCTGGTTAAGGAGGGCAAGGTGGACGTCATCGTAACGACGGCTGGTGGCGTCGAGGAGGACTTTATAAAAACCTTGAAGCCGTTTATCTTGGGGGATTGGCACGTTGACGATGCCGACCTGCGCAGGAGGGGCATAAACAGGATAGGCAACATCTTCGTGCCTAACGACCGATACATCGAGTTCGAGAAGTACATGATACCATTCTTCGAGCGGGTTCTTGAGCTTGAGAAGGAGCGAGGAAAGCCTCTCACTGCGAGCGAGCTCATTTATGAGCTCGGTAGATACATGGATGAGAAGCTTGGGAAGGAGAAAGAGCACTCGATAATCTACTGGGCCTACAAGCGGAACGTGCCGATATTCTGCCCGGCGATAACGGACGGTTCGATCGGTGATATGCTTTACTTTTTCAAGGAGGAACGTGGGGACAAGGAACTAATAATCGACATCGCCAACGACATCGTCAAGCTCAACAACCTCGCGGTTACCGCCAAGGAGACTGCCTCGATAATTCTGGGCGGTTCACTGCCGAAGCATGCGATAATAAACGCAAACCTCTTCCGCGGTGGGACTGATTACGCCATCTACATAACGACAGCAATCCCATGGGACGGCTCTCTGAGCGGTGCGCCGCCGAGTGAAGGCGTCAGCTGGGGGAAGATAAAGGCAAGAGCCGATTACGTTGAGATATGGGCAGACGCGACCCTTGTATTCCCGATACTTGTGTGGATGGTCATGAAAAGAAAAACGTCAACCGGGGCACTTGAGGAGTGTCAGTAG